The Bacillus sp. Bos-x628 genome segment ACGGGCATTGATCCCATCACAGGCAAACATCTCACCGCAGGAGAGCGTGTCGCCGCAGGCGGAATGGCAGCAGCAGGTTATATCCCAATTGTCGGCTGGGCAGGGCGCATTTTCAAAGGCGGAAAAGCCGTCTATAAAACCACCCAAGCTACCAAAGCCGCAATCAGTGCGGTTGACATTTACAAAACGTCACAAAAGTCCTTTGACGTCCTAAAAACATCGCAAAAAGGCTTATATGGTCTCACCGCCACAAACGGCTTCAGCGAAGCCATCACTGGCAGAGACATGTTTGGGAACAAGATCTCAAAAGAACAACAGGAAGCGAGTATGAATGCGGCGCTGGGGATGCTTTTGCCGTTTGGGGCGAAAGGGTTTTATGGGAAGATTGGGGTTAAGAGTACTGTTAAAAATGTAGATAATGGTACAGTGTGGAAGAATATAAAAATTACTCAACCACTTTATGAAGGTACAAAAATCCCAAAATCCTTTGAATTAGCAACAGCAGGTGAAAAGTTCTGGGTACATCCAAATGGAACAAAACATATGGTCGAGTATATAACAAGAGATGCGACTACACATGGTATGCCGATAAATAGTCAAACTTTATTGTCGAGTTTCCAAAACTCTGTTAACAATGCTACTAAGCAAGGAATTAAATATGAAGAAATTATGAAGATAGGTAATTGGGAATTAATATTTAGTAAACCCCGTGGAGACGGATTACGACCAGTAATAAAGCACGCTGTGTATATGCCTTAGAAGGAGACATGATAATGTTAAAAGTAACAGAATATAAAGATAGTCAGCCTATAAATATTGAATATGATCTTTATACACCGATTAATATAGAATTCGGTAGTTGGAATATATCAAAAGAGCCAACGATATATTGGAGAACTGGAGATTTCAAGAAATCTCTAATTGAAATAGGTATAGGGAAATATACAGGTAGCCTTCGTTCAATTACACTAACATTAAGTGAGAATGTACACAAAATGGAAAGTTTGAAATTTGATCTGAAAGATATAAATATAATTAAAGGCGTACCAAATTTTCAAGTAGAAGAATATAATGATATGACCTATATAGACGAAGAAGGTCAATTAGACGTATATATAGGGATAGATAATGTATTGATTTCATTTTCAGAAAATGATGCTTTATCTATTTTACAAAATGATACAGTAGGATTTGCTTTAGATAAAGATAGGGTAGTTTGTGGCATTATAATAAGTGGTATGTTAGAACATGAAAAGAAAACATTAGAAGATGCATTGAATTAGATTATTATGAAATACAAAAAATTTAACCTTTAACTGGTGGAAATAAAATTGTATGTACATGATTACTAACAGGTTAATATCGCTAGTTGCTTCTCTGTTTTTCTCGTCTCGAAAGAGCATCATGGTGTTTATATGTTTTATGGAGGTGACCTCCTATGAGGAATAACCAAAAAACAAAAATAGAAAGCTTAAAAAGAAAAAGCAGAAGAAAGCACTTATTGAACGAATAAAGCTATATGACAATTCCAGAAAACCCTTTTTTAGATATCGAAGAAAATCAATTGTTTTGTCAGAAGGTATTTACTTTCCTTCACTCGAAAGAACATAAAATTCAAATACATGGAGATAACTATCGAGAGCATATTGAAAAGTCTTCACAAATGTTAAAGGAAATCGTCAGCAGGGTGAAAGTGACTCCTAAACAAGGTAGACAGATATTTTTTCGGGAGCATGAAATTGAAGCGCTATTATTAAGTGTGAATGAATGTTTTACTCTTTTAAATCAACTTCTTGAGCAAACGAAATTTTCAAGTGAATATGGGGATTTCATTTTAGTAGCAGAGGATTTTCATTTTGGGTTGTGTATAGAGCGCCCAGAGTATTTTTATGAGCTAAGTACTTGGGGGCTGTGAGAGTTCATTATACTTATGATACCTCTAAAACGACAATGATCAATAACATATCCATTAGCAAAAAGGCCCCTGTATCTCAAATTTAAGCAATTCACTATCATTACCTTTCACATTCATATAAAATAAAGGCTAGTGCTTGATAAATGAAGGATATGTAAGCTGTGAGATACATGAGAAATCCGTATGTGAGAACGGCTTCTAGTCTTTATATCAATTATTTTTTATTAGGTATGGTCAATATTATTTTGGCTTCAAATATGCCATTTTTAATCAAACAGTTAGATACCAAAAATGCGGGAATTAGTTATATAATCTTAGCACTTTGTATTGGCAGGGTGCATCTTCAAAGGCGGGAAAGCCGTTTATAAAACCACCCAAACCACCACCAGATCCTACACTACAGAAAAAATGAAGCTGGTATGAAAGGAATTGTGTGTAAAAATGCAGGTCCTGACTTTTCACCAACAGCAAAAGCACGAGTTGAAATCGACTATACGTAATATTTGTTACTATATACAAATGATGACTTATTATAAAAATGTTACTTAAAAACAGATGAATGCAAAGCCCTTGATTGTCTTTTAGGCAACAAGTGCTTTTTGTTTTTTATGATAAATTTAAACTTTGAATATTTGAATTTAAAATGGTAGGCAATAAATTAGTATGGAAAGTACTTTTTCAGAGTAGCTAGAATTCCGTTTATATGGTTTTTATCATGAAATTGAGAAAAAAACCGACTATAAGTGAATCAGTCCCAATGGACAGGGGTTTTTTATTCTCTAAATATAAAAAAGTTTTTTGAATAGTATGAAAGCGCACTATATTAAATTTTAAGGGTAAAAAGGCATGTTTTTTTGATTTTTGATTGCTCTATTTTACTTTTATTTATACGTTTTGAAATATAAATGTAATACCATTGTGTCGATTCATGACGTATAATGGGAGTTGTTGAAATTTAGAGGATTTCAATTTTTTCATCTTTTTGGATGAAAAGGACATAAATTGCTTGTGCGTATCGAAGGGTATGTGCGTGACCATACATACGTTTTTTGCCGAAAGTTGCAAAAAACATCATTAATATGCTGACGATAGCGAATAAGAAAAGATTAGGTGATTACATGATTGAAATGAAGGAAGTCTACAAGATTTATCCTAATGGCGTAAAGGCGATCAATGGAATCAACGTCTCTATCCATCCAGGAGAGTTTGTGTATGTTGTTGGTCCCAGCGGTGCTGGTAAATCCACTTTCATCAAAATGATGTATCGTGAAGAGAAGCCAACTAAAGGGAAAATCTTAATTAATAACAAAGATTTAGGGTCGATAAAAGAAAAGGATATCCCTTATGTGAGAAGAGAGATTGGGGTTGTCTTCCAAGACTTTAAGCTTCTTCCGACACTTACAGTGTTTGAGAATGTGGCATTTGCGCTTGAAGTAATTGGTGAACAGCCTAGTATCATTAAAAAGAAAGTGCTTGATGTGCTAGATTTGGTGCAACTAAAGCACAGAGCACGTCAATTTCCTGATCAGCTGTCTGGCGGTGAACAACAGCGGGTTTCTATCGCTAGGTCAATCGTTAATAATCCTGAGGTTGTTATAGCAGATGAACCTACAGGGAACCTTGACCCGGATACATCATGGGAAATCATGAAGACATTAGAAGAAATTAATAACCGCGGAACAACTGTCGTTATGGCAACACACAACAAAGAGATCGTAAACAGCATGAAGAGACGCGTCATCGCAATCGAAGACGGTATCATTGTGCGTGACGAAGCAAGAGGGGAGTACGGAATTTATGATTAAAACTCTCTCGCGGCATTTGCGTGAGAGCTTCCGTTCACTCGGAAGGAACACGTGGATGACGTTTGCATCTATTAGTGCGGTAACTGTCACACTTATTTTAGTTGGGGTTTTTCTTGTCATTATGCTCAACTTAAATAACATGGCATCTAACGCTGAAAAAGAAGTAGAAGTAAAAGTGTTAATTGATTTAACAGCAAATAAAAAGCAGCAAAATGAGTTAAAAGCAGAGATTGAAAAGATTCCTGAAATTAGTGATGTCAAATACTCATCAAAGGATGACGAACTGAAAGCTCTGATTAAAAGCTTTGGTGAAAATGGACAATCCATGGGACTTGTTGATCAAGAAAATCCATTAAATGATGCATTTATTGTGAAAACAACAGACCCTCATGACACACCAAAAGTAGCGAAAAAATTAGAAAATCTGAAAGGTACTTATAAAGTGACCTATGGTAAAGAAGAGGTCAGTCGACTCTTTAATGTTGTAGGAGTTGCGCGTAACGTTGGGATTGCTCTCATCATTGGGCTCCTGTTTACAGCGATGTTCTTAATCTCAAATACGATCAAAATTACGATTTTTGCTAGACGTAAAGAAATCGAGATTATGAAGCTAGTAGGTGCAACGAACTGGTTTATTCGCTGGCCATTTTTCATCGAAGGATTACTGCTCGGTGTATTTGGTTCTATTATACCAATCGCCTTATTGCTTAGCACGTATCAATATGTTGTTGGCTGGGTGGCGCCGAGAGTCCAAGGTTCATTTATCTCAATGCTTCCATATAACCCGTTTGTCTATCAAATATCTCTTATCCTTCTTTTGATTGGGGCAATCATTGGGGTGTGGGGAAGCTTAACGTCCATCCGTAAATTCTTGAAAGTATAAATATCTTATTTTGAAGGCAGCATTCGAAGATTTCTATAGAAGATGTGACCGGCTGATCCTGTTCATCCGGTCGAATCTTCATGTCAATAGTTGTCATGGGAGGGGAATATCGTTTTGAAAAGAAAGCTGATGATGGCTGGAATGGCAGCGTTTATTGGAACAACGTGGCTATATATTCCAGGGAACGAAAATCGTGCCTTCGCATACGAAGACCTAGAACAAAAACGTCAACAAATCGAAAAGAAAACATCGAATACTGAAGCAACGCTTAAGAAAAAGAAATCAGAGCTTGCAACGCTTGAAAAGAAAGAAACAAAGCTAAATCAAGAGATTGAAAAAATTGACCAAAAGTTAAGTACTGCAACTGAAAAAGTCGCTGCAAAGGAAAAAGAGGTTAAACAAACCAAACAAGAGATTCAAAAACTAAAAAAAGACATTAAGATCATCAATGAGCGAATAGAAAAAAGAAAAGCTATTTTCAAAGACCGAATTCGTTCAGTGCAAAAAAGTGGCGGTACAATCAACTATTTAGATGTGCTGCTAGGTGCTCGTAGCTTTAGTGATTTTGTGAGTCGTGTTGGGGCCGTCACAACGATTGTAGAAGCCGATAAAGACATGATTACAGAACACGAAAACGATTTAAAGCTAGTGGAGCAAAAAGAAGCAGAGCTAAATAATCAATTAAGTGGACTTGAAGCCTCTCTGAAGGAGCTTGAATCTTTAAAAAAAGACCTTTCCAAGCAGCAGAAAGAAAAAGGGAAAGTGCTTGGGCATGTGACAGAAGAAAAAGAACATGCACATGATGAACTTGGCAAGCTTGAAAATGAGAAAGACATTTTAGCAAACCAAAAAGCAGCAGTGAAGTCTGAGGAAGCTCGTCGTCAAAAGGAAGAAGCCGAGAAAGCGAAGCAAGCAGTTGCACCTGCATCAAACAGTGGAGGCTCTTCAAATCATGTGTCAGATACACCGGCAAGTAGTTCAGGTTTTATCAAACCGGCTGCCGGAAGGTTTTCTTCAGGATTTGGAAGACGTTCAGGCGGGCAGCATTACGGCTTAGATATTGCTGCGAAAGGCACAGTATCTGTCGTGGCAGCAGCATCTGGAACGGTCACCAATTCAAGCTACTCGTCTAGCTACGGGAATGTGATATTCATTACGCACAACATGAATGGTCAAACGTATCAAACCGTGTACGCTCACTTGTCAACGAGAAGTGTTTCAACAGGACAAAGAGTCGAGCAAGGACAATTCCTTGGTTACATGGGAAATACAGGTCAGTCATACGGTCAGCACCTTCATTTTGAAATTCATAAAGGATTATGGAATGGTGCAAAATCAAATGCAGTGAATCCTGCTCAATATATACGTTAGCAAAAAGCCGATAACATCATGTTATCGGCTTTTTGCTTAGGTAGGTGCTGAATTAAAATAGCAGTAGCAATCCGGCAACAATCGGTGTTAAAAGCACTGCAGATTTCAGTAAAAGCTTCGGTGCAAGACGAGTGAATTTAGCACCAATATATGCGCCCAATACCGTTCCAATTAAGATTTGAATTAGCAAGATAAAGTCTACATAGCCTTCTGA includes the following:
- the ftsX gene encoding permease-like cell division protein FtsX encodes the protein MIKTLSRHLRESFRSLGRNTWMTFASISAVTVTLILVGVFLVIMLNLNNMASNAEKEVEVKVLIDLTANKKQQNELKAEIEKIPEISDVKYSSKDDELKALIKSFGENGQSMGLVDQENPLNDAFIVKTTDPHDTPKVAKKLENLKGTYKVTYGKEEVSRLFNVVGVARNVGIALIIGLLFTAMFLISNTIKITIFARRKEIEIMKLVGATNWFIRWPFFIEGLLLGVFGSIIPIALLLSTYQYVVGWVAPRVQGSFISMLPYNPFVYQISLILLLIGAIIGVWGSLTSIRKFLKV
- a CDS encoding peptidoglycan DD-metalloendopeptidase family protein, whose protein sequence is MKRKLMMAGMAAFIGTTWLYIPGNENRAFAYEDLEQKRQQIEKKTSNTEATLKKKKSELATLEKKETKLNQEIEKIDQKLSTATEKVAAKEKEVKQTKQEIQKLKKDIKIINERIEKRKAIFKDRIRSVQKSGGTINYLDVLLGARSFSDFVSRVGAVTTIVEADKDMITEHENDLKLVEQKEAELNNQLSGLEASLKELESLKKDLSKQQKEKGKVLGHVTEEKEHAHDELGKLENEKDILANQKAAVKSEEARRQKEEAEKAKQAVAPASNSGGSSNHVSDTPASSSGFIKPAAGRFSSGFGRRSGGQHYGLDIAAKGTVSVVAAASGTVTNSSYSSSYGNVIFITHNMNGQTYQTVYAHLSTRSVSTGQRVEQGQFLGYMGNTGQSYGQHLHFEIHKGLWNGAKSNAVNPAQYIR
- the ftsE gene encoding cell division ATP-binding protein FtsE, yielding MIEMKEVYKIYPNGVKAINGINVSIHPGEFVYVVGPSGAGKSTFIKMMYREEKPTKGKILINNKDLGSIKEKDIPYVRREIGVVFQDFKLLPTLTVFENVAFALEVIGEQPSIIKKKVLDVLDLVQLKHRARQFPDQLSGGEQQRVSIARSIVNNPEVVIADEPTGNLDPDTSWEIMKTLEEINNRGTTVVMATHNKEIVNSMKRRVIAIEDGIIVRDEARGEYGIYD